One genomic region from Spirosoma sp. KCTC 42546 encodes:
- a CDS encoding energy transducer TonB gives MKTWLLSILLLGYTSVIAQQNVYQSFEVDSAAEPRGGITTFNTFLQANLRKPIQAEAEGKGGVIVLSGVVEPDGHVSNLTTIKSLRPDCDREAMRVVNLFRVWKPAQKGGQIVRQQVSIPVVFKPNTPFIYQKGTMVAYFDANKQPVPVGSDLIVYRQIMPLDTNGLPTDDLVLYKKDGKVWDESYRDPFVREKKGQPSSSGRPVYSIGYQSAVRNWNGYVYTVNQTGKLMQEAHYTDGKLSGEQVVYYTSGMVAEKQEYADTKKTMTSWYPNGQIKQVQQTNTRVLSNALVSDFMTGLWDSTGRQMVKEGNGWASLTQRVKSNSDTIRQTSYVEQGAYQNGTKQGMWTGRYGDGSYFYEEHYNKGIFQTGKAYSAGADTVRYDELEQQPKFSGGMPGLSEFLQKTLGYPADAQRSGAQGKVFVSFVVCADGTLCDYEVFKSVHPSLDREAVRVVQKMSGYWTPGMQRGRRVPVKYNMPINFTLY, from the coding sequence ATGAAAACCTGGCTTCTATCTATTCTTCTTCTCGGTTACACATCAGTTATTGCTCAACAGAATGTCTATCAATCGTTTGAGGTTGATAGCGCAGCTGAACCACGTGGAGGTATAACGACCTTTAATACATTTCTTCAGGCAAATTTACGAAAGCCTATACAAGCCGAAGCTGAGGGTAAGGGCGGTGTAATTGTACTTAGTGGTGTTGTGGAGCCAGATGGTCACGTGTCGAACTTGACAACCATAAAAAGCCTTCGTCCCGACTGCGATCGGGAGGCTATGCGAGTCGTTAATTTATTCAGAGTTTGGAAGCCAGCCCAGAAAGGCGGGCAAATTGTTCGGCAGCAGGTGAGTATTCCAGTCGTTTTCAAGCCGAATACACCGTTTATCTATCAGAAAGGTACTATGGTTGCCTATTTTGATGCCAATAAACAGCCGGTTCCTGTTGGGAGCGACCTGATAGTCTACAGGCAAATCATGCCTTTGGATACTAACGGGTTACCTACTGATGATCTAGTGCTTTATAAAAAAGATGGTAAGGTTTGGGATGAATCGTATCGTGATCCCTTTGTGCGTGAAAAGAAAGGCCAGCCTAGTTCTTCCGGGCGACCTGTTTATTCGATTGGGTATCAAAGTGCAGTTCGAAACTGGAACGGCTATGTTTATACCGTTAATCAGACAGGTAAGCTTATGCAGGAAGCGCACTATACGGATGGTAAACTGAGTGGGGAGCAGGTTGTGTATTATACTAGTGGAATGGTGGCCGAAAAGCAGGAATATGCGGATACCAAAAAAACGATGACATCCTGGTACCCGAATGGTCAGATAAAACAAGTTCAGCAAACAAACACACGTGTACTGTCAAATGCACTTGTTTCTGATTTTATGACCGGGCTTTGGGATAGCACTGGCCGCCAGATGGTTAAAGAGGGTAATGGTTGGGCCAGCCTTACACAACGTGTAAAATCGAACAGCGACACAATTCGCCAGACTTCGTATGTAGAGCAGGGAGCCTACCAAAATGGTACTAAGCAAGGAATGTGGACTGGCCGCTACGGGGATGGGTCTTACTTTTATGAAGAACACTACAATAAGGGTATTTTTCAGACTGGTAAAGCCTATTCAGCAGGAGCAGATACGGTACGCTATGACGAGTTAGAGCAACAGCCAAAATTTTCAGGGGGAATGCCAGGACTGAGCGAGTTTCTGCAAAAAACGTTAGGTTATCCGGCAGATGCCCAGCGAAGTGGAGCGCAGGGTAAGGTGTTTGTAAGCTTCGTAGTTTGTGCCGATGGAACACTCTGTGATTATGAAGTCTTTAAGAGCGTCCACCCTTCCCTGGACCGGGAAGCGGTTCGGGTTGTTCAGAAAATGAGTGGGTACTGGACACCAGGGATGCAGCGGGGGCGTAGAGTCCCGGTTAAATACAATATGCCAATTAATTTTACGCTCTACTAA
- a CDS encoding acetoacetate--CoA ligase: MSHPTRTPLYAPDRRTTAQSLMKRYMDWLFIKKGLYFRDYDDLWDWSVTDLEDFWESIWQFFDVQSHTPYGQVIFRPNREDMIGTEWFSGATLNYAEHIFRHKPTQGRGDKSPALLFASERQPLLAVSWESLEQQVLALATYFRQQGIGVGDRVVAMLPNIPEAVVAFLATTSIGAVWSSCSPDFSTDGALDRFRQLSPKVLLAADGYVHNGFDIDKTGTISELCSRLPTLQHLIWVPYLNPDGKFVEKKPVKTSLWADILTLETPDELLFEPVPFHHPIWVLYSSGTTGKPKAITHSVGGCLLEHLKALALHQDVRMGDRYFWHSNTSWMMWNFAVGAMLVGATPVLYDGAAGYPDLNALWKLADDARINHFGNGAAYYMACLRAGLKPIDTAKLTHLRTISSTESSLPPEGFQWIYESVKPTVWLTALSGATDICSSFVGSNPLLPVYEGEIQCRWLGCKVEAFDEEAKPVRGKLGEMVVLEPIPSMPVYFWNDPSNTQYRKSYFDEYPGFWWSGDYIRITERNGIVIHGRSGATLDRTGLRIGTSEIYNAVEGLTEIADSLVVGLEQPGGSYFMPLFVVMQTGFSLTDELVTRIKHTLQTQLSAHHVPDAVYAISEVPYTISGKKLESSVRKILAGMDISLATSKDTLRNPAALTQFAEFIK; this comes from the coding sequence ATGTCCCATCCAACACGAACACCGCTTTATGCACCCGACCGCCGGACTACTGCACAGTCTCTTATGAAACGGTATATGGACTGGCTATTTATAAAGAAAGGTTTGTATTTCCGGGATTATGACGACCTGTGGGATTGGTCGGTAACAGACCTGGAAGATTTCTGGGAAAGTATCTGGCAATTTTTCGATGTACAAAGTCATACGCCTTATGGTCAGGTAATTTTCAGGCCTAATCGGGAAGATATGATTGGCACGGAATGGTTCTCGGGTGCTACACTCAATTATGCCGAACACATTTTCCGGCACAAACCCACCCAGGGCCGTGGCGACAAATCTCCTGCCTTACTGTTTGCTTCGGAACGGCAGCCACTACTAGCAGTATCCTGGGAGAGTCTGGAACAGCAGGTTTTGGCTCTGGCAACGTACTTTCGGCAACAGGGTATTGGTGTGGGCGACAGGGTGGTGGCTATGTTACCGAACATTCCGGAAGCCGTTGTTGCCTTTCTGGCGACAACCAGCATCGGCGCCGTCTGGTCAAGCTGCTCCCCTGATTTTAGTACAGATGGGGCCTTAGACCGGTTCCGTCAACTATCGCCAAAAGTCTTGCTAGCCGCTGATGGGTATGTTCATAATGGCTTCGACATTGACAAAACGGGCACGATCAGTGAATTATGTAGTCGTTTACCTACCCTTCAGCACCTAATTTGGGTACCCTACTTAAATCCTGATGGTAAATTTGTCGAGAAAAAACCGGTTAAAACCAGTCTCTGGGCTGATATTCTAACCCTAGAAACACCAGACGAATTACTATTTGAACCCGTTCCTTTTCATCATCCAATCTGGGTTCTGTATTCATCGGGTACAACGGGCAAGCCTAAAGCCATTACCCATAGTGTAGGCGGTTGTCTGCTTGAGCATCTGAAAGCGCTGGCGCTGCATCAGGATGTACGCATGGGCGATCGCTATTTCTGGCATTCCAATACAAGCTGGATGATGTGGAATTTTGCCGTTGGTGCTATGCTGGTTGGCGCTACCCCCGTTCTCTACGATGGCGCAGCTGGTTATCCGGATTTGAATGCGCTCTGGAAACTAGCCGACGACGCCCGAATCAATCATTTTGGCAACGGAGCAGCTTATTATATGGCTTGTCTGCGAGCCGGATTGAAACCTATCGATACAGCCAAACTGACTCATCTCCGAACTATCAGCTCAACTGAGTCGTCTCTACCGCCAGAGGGTTTTCAATGGATTTATGAGTCGGTCAAACCAACGGTCTGGCTCACGGCACTCAGTGGAGCTACTGATATTTGCAGCAGTTTTGTTGGAAGCAATCCACTCCTGCCTGTTTACGAAGGCGAAATCCAGTGCCGATGGTTGGGCTGCAAAGTCGAAGCGTTTGATGAAGAGGCAAAACCGGTACGGGGAAAATTAGGTGAAATGGTTGTTCTGGAGCCCATTCCCTCTATGCCTGTTTATTTCTGGAACGATCCTTCAAACACGCAATACCGCAAGAGTTATTTTGATGAATACCCCGGCTTTTGGTGGTCTGGCGATTACATACGAATTACAGAGCGGAACGGCATTGTTATTCATGGGCGTTCTGGTGCAACGCTGGATCGTACCGGCTTGCGCATTGGCACCAGTGAAATTTATAATGCGGTTGAAGGTCTGACCGAAATTGCAGATAGCTTAGTGGTAGGGTTGGAGCAACCGGGCGGGTCATATTTTATGCCCCTGTTTGTAGTTATGCAAACTGGCTTCTCACTGACCGACGAGCTGGTTACTCGTATTAAACATACCCTACAAACCCAATTGAGCGCCCATCACGTACCCGACGCTGTTTATGCCATTTCGGAAGTACCCTATACAATTAGCGGGAAGAAGCTTGAATCATCCGTCAGAAAAATTCTGGCAGGTATGGATATATCATTGGCAACCAGCAAGGATACGCTTCGTAATCCAGCTGCCTTAACGCAATTTGCCGAGTTCATTAAGTAA
- a CDS encoding class I SAM-dependent methyltransferase codes for MTSAQASDLLRNNYIETGSKTSWADLGAGSGTFTLALAGLLQPGSTIYAIDTNKDALKAIPAVYNQVKIETHVVNFLDDELPFQQINGFLMANSLHYVLNQTAFLEKMSQYVTKTSYLLIVEYDTDRPQVPWVPYPLSYNSLRNLVERLGYQSFFKLQEQPSRYGQANLYSALAVRNSVG; via the coding sequence ATGACATCAGCACAGGCTTCTGATCTACTGCGGAATAACTATATAGAGACAGGAAGTAAAACGAGTTGGGCTGATTTGGGAGCTGGTAGTGGTACCTTTACACTTGCTCTGGCGGGTTTGCTACAGCCTGGCAGTACGATCTATGCCATTGATACCAACAAAGATGCCCTAAAGGCTATTCCGGCTGTGTACAATCAGGTAAAGATTGAAACGCATGTGGTTAATTTTCTGGATGATGAACTCCCATTTCAGCAAATCAATGGATTCCTAATGGCTAACTCACTCCATTATGTTTTAAACCAGACGGCCTTTCTGGAAAAAATGAGTCAGTATGTAACAAAAACGAGTTATTTACTGATTGTCGAGTATGACACCGATCGCCCTCAAGTACCCTGGGTTCCCTATCCACTCAGCTATAATTCCCTCCGCAATCTGGTTGAACGCCTTGGTTATCAGAGTTTCTTTAAGCTACAGGAACAACCGTCTAGGTATGGGCAAGCGAACCTATATTCTGCTCTCGCAGTCCGAAACTCGGTCGGCTAA
- a CDS encoding TonB family protein, whose amino-acid sequence MKLWPILFLLFAVSFANAQSTIYQEFETDSAAEPRGGMPYMATFLQANLRKPLAAEAKGIGGRVIVNGIVEPDGTISNVKIINSFRPDCDREAARVFSLFNAWKPAYKGGKPVRQQVNIPITFKPNPPFMYENGARISYFDSEDKLLTDSTKARYKQIMPIDSAGIPTGDIVLYKAKGNAWKEERRIPLVQKPNSIPGASGKTGYLIGYQNGIIQWDGLLISVDDKGALLRQAYFQNGRRSGTELNYHPNGAVSEKIEEYEEKYVATAWYSNGQVQQIRAIAKPKPTESLTPDHVLSFWDSTGHQLVKDGNGRAIYRRDTRSYADTTKRTTYIEQGSYVNGFKQGVWQGRYADGSYSYEEEYDKGISRSGKALSAEGNVLYYTVVEKQPEFKGGMQALGQFLSSTLHYPPDAQRAKVQGRVFISFVIDTDGSVVDAQVLKGIGFGTDQEALRVVKATSGKWNPGMQRGQAVRVKYNLPINFTLN is encoded by the coding sequence ATGAAACTTTGGCCGATCTTATTTCTTCTTTTTGCTGTATCCTTTGCAAACGCCCAGTCCACTATTTATCAGGAATTTGAGACTGATAGCGCAGCAGAACCTCGGGGTGGTATGCCTTACATGGCCACATTTCTTCAGGCAAATCTTCGAAAGCCCCTAGCTGCGGAAGCGAAAGGCATTGGTGGCCGAGTGATCGTAAATGGGATCGTGGAGCCGGATGGTACCATATCCAATGTGAAAATTATTAATTCATTCCGACCGGACTGCGATCGTGAAGCTGCGCGTGTATTCAGTCTGTTCAATGCCTGGAAACCTGCCTATAAAGGTGGTAAACCTGTTCGACAGCAGGTTAATATTCCGATTACCTTCAAACCCAATCCACCATTTATGTATGAGAATGGTGCCCGGATCAGTTACTTCGATTCGGAGGATAAACTGCTCACTGACAGTACGAAGGCACGTTACAAGCAAATCATGCCAATTGATTCGGCAGGAATACCCACCGGTGATATTGTGCTTTACAAAGCCAAAGGAAATGCCTGGAAAGAAGAACGACGGATACCGCTTGTCCAGAAACCGAATAGCATTCCGGGAGCATCAGGAAAAACAGGGTATCTGATTGGTTATCAGAATGGTATTATTCAATGGGATGGATTATTGATTAGTGTAGATGATAAAGGCGCTTTACTTCGGCAGGCGTATTTTCAGAACGGCAGGCGTTCCGGTACCGAATTAAATTACCACCCGAATGGGGCTGTATCCGAAAAGATTGAAGAATACGAGGAGAAATATGTGGCTACCGCCTGGTATTCCAACGGGCAGGTCCAACAAATTAGAGCCATCGCCAAGCCAAAACCTACGGAATCTCTCACGCCTGATCATGTTTTGTCTTTTTGGGACAGTACAGGGCATCAGCTTGTAAAAGATGGAAATGGCCGGGCTATCTATCGACGTGATACACGATCGTATGCAGATACTACCAAACGCACAACCTATATTGAACAGGGAAGCTACGTAAATGGCTTCAAGCAAGGTGTCTGGCAGGGTCGCTATGCAGATGGGTCCTATTCCTACGAAGAAGAGTATGATAAAGGTATTTCCCGAAGTGGTAAAGCCTTATCGGCGGAGGGGAACGTACTGTATTATACGGTTGTGGAGAAGCAGCCCGAATTTAAGGGCGGCATGCAGGCCCTGGGCCAGTTTTTAAGTAGTACGTTGCACTATCCGCCCGATGCTCAGCGAGCCAAAGTGCAGGGAAGGGTATTTATAAGTTTCGTTATCGATACCGATGGCAGCGTTGTAGATGCCCAGGTGTTGAAAGGTATTGGATTCGGTACCGATCAGGAAGCCCTGCGAGTGGTAAAAGCTACAAGTGGAAAATGGAACCCGGGTATGCAACGGGGGCAGGCTGTTCGCGTCAAGTATAATCTGCCAATTAATTTTACGCTTAATTAG
- a CDS encoding TonB family protein has protein sequence MRFWLLLPFLFFFSSVIAQQTAYQQFEVDTVAEPRGGISFLKTFIQTNFRKPVLAEAKGIGGRIIISAIVEINGSVSDVKLMNSIRPDCDREAARVFGLFNAWKPAQKDGHAVRQQVTFPVTFKPNTPFAYMGGARIDYFGSDGKPVLEDSSRAAFKRVTPMDTNGIPSGDVSVYEMKNKNWKEYFRLLLIRKKSGKHNISNKQLYAIGTQNYNQFWEGEVFVLDEMQKLVSLAYYENGKRAGSELNFHLNGAVAEKNEEMDGKSTNTTWYTNGQIKQIKTVGEIKALVQNEPEQVTAYWDSTGHQKVKDGNGYAIYQTRVRSKSDTVRHTLFIEQGAYKNGFKHGNWTGRYIDNSYFFEEQYDKGVCQFGKARVGEGDTVRYSVLEKQPEFPGGLQGLGEFLSNNLQYPRKAQQAGAEGKVFVSFVVCTDGTLCDYEVLKSVHPDLDKEAVRVVQKMSGRWKPGFQRGQKVRVKYNLPINFSLY, from the coding sequence ATGAGATTTTGGCTTCTACTTCCGTTTCTCTTTTTCTTTTCGTCTGTAATTGCCCAACAAACGGCTTATCAACAATTTGAGGTTGATACTGTTGCTGAACCGCGTGGTGGCATCTCCTTTCTGAAGACATTTATTCAGACAAATTTTCGAAAACCTGTCCTGGCCGAAGCTAAAGGTATTGGTGGGCGTATTATTATTAGTGCCATTGTTGAAATCAATGGTAGTGTTTCTGATGTGAAATTGATGAATAGTATCCGGCCTGATTGTGACCGGGAGGCTGCACGTGTATTTGGTTTGTTCAACGCGTGGAAACCGGCTCAAAAAGATGGGCACGCCGTTCGGCAGCAAGTTACGTTTCCAGTTACATTCAAGCCGAATACACCGTTTGCCTATATGGGTGGCGCTAGAATTGACTATTTTGGGAGTGATGGTAAACCAGTTTTAGAAGACAGTAGTCGGGCTGCTTTCAAACGAGTGACGCCTATGGATACAAATGGTATTCCTAGTGGAGATGTGTCCGTCTATGAAATGAAAAACAAGAATTGGAAAGAATACTTTCGATTGTTATTGATTCGCAAAAAGAGCGGTAAGCATAATATATCTAACAAACAACTTTATGCAATTGGTACTCAAAACTACAATCAATTTTGGGAAGGAGAAGTGTTTGTACTAGATGAAATGCAAAAGCTTGTGAGTCTAGCTTATTATGAAAATGGTAAACGGGCGGGCTCCGAATTAAACTTTCATTTAAATGGAGCAGTTGCTGAGAAAAATGAGGAGATGGATGGGAAATCGACGAATACAACATGGTATACGAATGGGCAAATCAAACAAATAAAAACAGTTGGTGAAATTAAGGCGTTGGTGCAGAACGAGCCAGAACAAGTTACTGCTTATTGGGATAGCACTGGTCATCAGAAAGTCAAAGACGGAAATGGGTACGCTATCTATCAAACACGCGTTAGATCGAAAAGCGATACAGTTAGACATACGCTTTTTATTGAGCAAGGAGCCTATAAAAATGGATTTAAGCATGGAAACTGGACGGGGCGCTATATTGATAATTCCTATTTCTTTGAAGAGCAGTATGATAAGGGTGTCTGTCAATTTGGAAAGGCACGGGTTGGCGAAGGAGATACAGTTCGTTATAGTGTGCTAGAAAAACAACCTGAATTTCCAGGCGGCTTGCAGGGACTGGGGGAGTTTTTATCAAATAATCTTCAGTATCCACGTAAGGCGCAACAAGCTGGTGCAGAAGGTAAAGTATTTGTTAGCTTCGTGGTATGTACAGATGGTACGCTGTGCGATTACGAAGTGTTGAAAAGTGTTCATCCTGATTTAGATAAGGAAGCTGTACGTGTTGTACAGAAAATGAGTGGTCGATGGAAACCAGGTTTTCAGCGTGGGCAGAAAGTACGGGTCAAGTATAATCTGCCCATCAATTTTTCTCTGTACTGA
- a CDS encoding deoxyribose-phosphate aldolase has translation MNHLFPYIERTLLHPGVTLNEQYEALDEVTQLGMAGLTVAPFWVKKFRRELGDTHPAVLATVIGYPFGYQRTEAKQTEIEWALKDGASEIEVVLNTSALFSPISVWLKIELAKLVALVHAQEKFFTVILETALLDPEQAKKMIKLAADTGADFIKNATGFVPDLSGQLYNHSQSLLFREFVPRSVGVKLVVDGATEQQMEELVAAGVERLSLGLDLL, from the coding sequence ATGAATCACCTCTTCCCCTACATCGAGCGAACGTTGTTGCACCCTGGCGTGACGCTCAATGAGCAGTATGAAGCGCTCGATGAGGTGACACAGTTAGGAATGGCTGGCCTGACCGTAGCGCCGTTTTGGGTGAAGAAATTTCGGCGCGAATTGGGCGATACCCACCCGGCTGTTCTCGCTACGGTGATAGGTTATCCGTTTGGCTACCAGCGTACCGAAGCCAAACAAACCGAAATAGAGTGGGCCTTAAAAGACGGAGCCAGCGAAATTGAAGTTGTCCTGAACACATCGGCTTTGTTTTCACCCATTTCTGTCTGGCTGAAAATTGAACTGGCCAAACTCGTTGCGCTGGTTCATGCGCAGGAAAAATTCTTTACCGTCATTCTGGAAACTGCCCTGCTCGATCCCGAACAGGCGAAGAAAATGATCAAACTTGCGGCTGATACCGGAGCTGATTTTATCAAAAATGCCACCGGGTTTGTTCCCGATTTATCTGGCCAACTTTACAACCATAGTCAATCTCTTCTATTTCGGGAATTCGTGCCCCGCTCAGTCGGTGTTAAACTCGTGGTCGATGGGGCCACGGAGCAGCAGATGGAAGAACTGGTAGCCGCTGGTGTGGAGCGGTTGTCATTAGGCTTGGATTTGCTATAA
- a CDS encoding RNA polymerase sigma factor, translating to MTDSISDEEMIRQYLSGQPSHCFETLYNRYVNKVYRRCLSMTKDPLKAEDFTHDIFLKVFNRLEAFQERSSFSTWLYAISYNYCSDQIRVAKRTNFIPIEEELNQSIPEPEETQLHEETLQLINHILAKLAPNERALLQLKYEEELSINEIAERYNLNPSTVKMRLKRSRDKIQRLYSQLYNR from the coding sequence ATGACTGATTCAATAAGCGATGAGGAGATGATTCGTCAGTACCTTTCTGGTCAGCCCAGTCACTGTTTCGAGACGCTTTACAATCGCTACGTTAATAAGGTTTATCGTCGATGTCTATCGATGACGAAAGACCCGTTGAAAGCTGAAGATTTTACGCATGACATTTTTTTAAAGGTATTTAACCGATTAGAGGCTTTTCAGGAACGGTCAAGTTTTTCGACCTGGTTATATGCCATTTCCTATAACTACTGCTCTGATCAGATTCGCGTAGCCAAACGCACTAATTTTATCCCGATTGAGGAGGAACTTAATCAGAGTATTCCTGAGCCTGAAGAGACCCAGCTACATGAAGAAACACTTCAATTGATTAACCATATACTGGCAAAACTTGCTCCTAATGAACGGGCTCTTTTACAGCTTAAGTATGAAGAGGAGTTAAGTATTAATGAAATTGCCGAACGCTATAATCTCAACCCAAGTACGGTTAAAATGAGGCTGAAACGAAGTCGAGATAAAATACAGCGCCTATATTCGCAACTATACAACCGGTAA
- a CDS encoding pseudouridine synthase has protein sequence MNQDSEQNEPRRDGEPRSFGRRDDGRDRNGTGAGQPRFNRSRTDDSAKPKDTKFERRDRDDRPSGAPRFNRESNDRRSQDERPAGPPRFGRDNDSRNSDSRNGSSPNGSSRPNDRNTGDRRRETGGAGSRPERFDRPSNDRPRFNKDSNSRDTNRSDERPRFDRERTDNRFSRDERPSRPARSDEERSRPTSRPGDDTPRRPTNRDEEGRRTRSNREERPRFERTGTERPERGRPTRDNNRPDGAPRFNREGGPRDNARKGQFDKPSRFSRDGGSSKPTFKRVGGFNREADERNRFGNDDQRGSDRRDRGSREDDRPAGESRFSGQQRKDSSDRRTGNFTKAPNYNLEQARENAYPRRERTDERRGERKGENGTTKRGASNDRNEGPRNDTPRNEGPRHEGTRNDGLTRLNRYIANSGVCSRREADELIAQGDISVNGKIVTEMGYKVKEGDTVKYGTKVLNPERFVYVLLNKPKDYITTTEDPEERKTVMELVADAGNFRMYPVGRLDRNTTGLLLLTNDGELADKLTHPSNNIRKIYQVELDKPITDEHFEAIKKGIELEDGPIKPDALSIVTPDAYVVGIEIHSGRNRIVRRMFENFGYEVTKLDRTTFAGLTKKELPRGKWRFLDPKEVIKLKYFNS, from the coding sequence ATGAATCAGGATTCAGAGCAGAACGAACCGCGCCGTGATGGTGAGCCACGTTCTTTTGGCCGTCGGGATGATGGCCGCGACCGCAACGGCACAGGTGCCGGACAACCACGTTTTAACCGTAGCCGTACAGACGATTCGGCTAAACCAAAGGACACTAAATTCGAACGCCGGGATCGCGATGACCGCCCATCTGGCGCTCCCCGTTTCAATAGAGAATCAAACGATCGCCGAAGTCAAGATGAGCGTCCGGCTGGACCACCTCGCTTTGGCCGGGATAACGACTCTCGGAATAGTGATTCCCGGAACGGAAGTTCCCCGAACGGAAGTTCCCGTCCGAATGATCGTAACACGGGCGACCGTCGCCGGGAAACGGGCGGGGCTGGCTCAAGGCCAGAGCGTTTCGACCGACCGTCAAACGACCGTCCTCGTTTCAATAAAGACAGTAACTCAAGAGATACGAACCGTTCCGATGAACGCCCTCGCTTTGATCGGGAACGGACTGATAATCGGTTCAGTCGGGACGAACGCCCTTCCAGACCCGCTCGTTCCGATGAGGAGCGGAGTCGCCCTACCAGCCGCCCTGGCGATGATACACCCCGCCGACCTACGAATCGGGATGAAGAAGGCCGTAGAACACGTTCCAACCGTGAAGAACGCCCGCGATTTGAACGTACAGGCACCGAACGACCTGAGCGCGGTCGGCCCACGCGCGACAACAATCGCCCGGACGGCGCTCCCCGTTTTAATCGGGAGGGTGGACCCCGCGATAATGCCCGAAAAGGCCAGTTTGACAAACCATCCCGTTTCTCACGAGATGGCGGATCCTCTAAACCAACCTTCAAACGGGTAGGTGGTTTTAACCGGGAAGCCGATGAACGCAATCGCTTTGGCAACGACGATCAGCGCGGCAGTGATCGCCGGGACCGTGGTTCCCGCGAGGACGACCGGCCAGCGGGAGAATCTCGTTTTTCGGGTCAGCAACGTAAAGATTCCAGTGACCGCCGGACCGGAAATTTCACCAAAGCCCCAAACTATAATCTGGAACAGGCTCGTGAAAATGCCTATCCCCGTCGGGAACGTACGGATGAACGCCGTGGAGAACGCAAAGGTGAGAATGGCACAACTAAGCGCGGAGCATCCAACGACCGTAATGAAGGACCCCGCAATGACACACCGCGTAATGAAGGGCCTCGTCATGAGGGTACTCGTAACGATGGCCTGACGCGCTTAAACCGATACATTGCCAATTCGGGTGTTTGCTCCCGTAGGGAAGCGGATGAACTTATTGCACAAGGCGATATTTCGGTAAACGGCAAAATCGTGACCGAGATGGGCTATAAAGTCAAAGAGGGCGATACGGTTAAGTACGGCACCAAAGTGCTGAATCCAGAGCGCTTTGTGTACGTTCTGCTGAATAAGCCGAAGGACTACATCACCACGACCGAAGATCCCGAAGAACGCAAAACGGTTATGGAACTGGTTGCCGATGCAGGTAATTTCCGCATGTATCCGGTAGGCCGTTTAGACCGTAACACAACGGGTCTGTTGCTCCTGACCAACGACGGCGAACTGGCTGATAAACTAACGCACCCATCTAACAACATTCGTAAAATCTATCAGGTAGAGCTGGACAAGCCGATTACAGACGAACACTTCGAAGCCATTAAAAAAGGCATTGAACTCGAAGATGGCCCTATCAAGCCGGATGCACTCAGCATTGTTACACCCGATGCATATGTAGTTGGCATTGAAATCCACTCCGGCCGAAATCGCATTGTGCGCCGGATGTTTGAGAATTTCGGTTACGAGGTTACCAAGCTGGACCGTACCACCTTTGCCGGTTTGACGAAGAAGGAGTTGCCCCGCGGTAAATGGCGCTTCCTCGATCCTAAGGAAGTGATCAAGCTGAAGTATTTTAACTCTTAA